TACAAACTGCTGCCAGCCAGAGCAGCTCCTTCAAGTCCTTGGACAGCTTCATCTTCTTGTCACTTTCTTTCAAGTGGCTCATCAGGGACGAGGCCCCCAGCTTTGGAAGACCACAGACAGGCATACTCTCTTCAGAACTTGTAAAAGCGGAGTTTCTCTTTCTTCAATTGATCTCACCCAGGAGGAGCTCTGCAGGGAGGAATCTGTAACTGAGACATCAGGGTGTGATTGGTGGCTGTCCAGACCTCTGCCCTAAAATGTCTAAGATGCTATACTGGGAGAGGGGGTGGGAAGGGGGAGGAGGGGGGCTGCTTTAAAGAGTCGGATCAATCCCAGTGGGCGCCTAGTCTTTCTGTGCAGGACATCAGTAGCAGTTCATTCTTCAGAGGACTCAAGTGGGGAGGAAGTGTTCCTCCATAACCTGCAAACATGGTAAGGATGTCCCTGAATTTGTCTGCTTTATTTATTGAGTGAGGAGGGGGGAGCAAGCCGAGTTGTCAGCTAAGTCAGATATAGTGGGATCATCAGCAGAGGACGGAAGGAAGTCTGCCTTTGGTCTCTTAGTTAGGTATGATCAGTGTAGTAAGCAGTTGattgaaaaacatttaaacatttatttttttatctgttatctCGCCATAGCAAATATGCAACCACATAATACAAAGCACACATCCAGAAGGGAAACACTCTGCTTGGAAGTGTGTCCTTTTTGGCAGTAGGGAGCTTAATGGAAGACTCACTTGAAATACTAGCCTTACTGGGTGCAAATGAATATTATTTGGAAAAATCAACatcttgcatttttttaacaatttcatttctgattcttttaaaaattctacattgttttcaaaaacaaattttattattattttggattttttaacaTCTGGACATGGGTAGAACAAATGTAGCCTCTTGGGAAATCAATTGGAATTTTCCAAGTTAATTGTAATCTCAAGCTTTCACTGgagaataataaataattaaagttttTACTCACATTCTGAATCAAATCAGTCCAATATTGGATTTCAGGACATAGAATGACAACATTAGGTGTAAGGCAGGAGGGGatggcagtccattgcagggcacctaGAAACACATTACATGTCTAGAATTTGTATTCCCCTGCTATTTTATTACGTGACTGGCTCATTTACATCCCAGATGTAGCTCCATATCGCTTGCACTTGGAGATCTGCTTAGTCACAATTTTATGGCTGTTTTTGGCCCAGCTTGTTCTtggcttgcttttttctttttgtaaatctaGTGAGGGAAAGGTGAGTACACTGTCAGATGAAAAATGATCTTAATTCCAATGAGGTAACCCAATCCTAGGTTGGCCTTATGGTTCAGATGCCACCAAGAGGGACTTTTCGTTGAAACAGCACATTCCATCCAAACACTAAGTGACACCTTGTTGCTCTTAGGCTGCGATGCTAAATTTAATTGGGGTTACATGACACGACAGTCCGGGTCAGACGTGCAGCAGTTACGCTGCACTTAATGATTTGTATAACttgagattttaaaaagtttgttccAGCCAGTCCTTCGACGTCTAATTACTTTTACGTTTCATTTGTGCAGGATCACAGCAGTGCAATGCAGCAGAGTGCcttgaaaaatacttttgtaaaagCAGCTCAACAGTAttgtaaatgaattaaaaattacTTCTGATTTATAATGTAAAGATAACACAAGATAATTAAATTACTGTCAGGTCTGAATTTAGTAATGTCCTCAGAATTTAAAAATCCTCCGTGCTTTACGTATAATCTTCATAATCTGTCAAGACATTTAAAGTAATATTCTTAACTACTCAATCCAATTTAGGGCTCCCTGAGGGTGAAGTCTATCCTAACAGGCTTGGGAGGAGCTCACTGACAGCTCAAATTCTCAGCCCCCTCATCTTCTTGGCTTCCTGCTGTCCTTCAGACTTGTCTCACCGCACCAGCTGTCTTTCTAGCAGGGACAGAGTCCATAAACGATAACATAACACCCTCAAACCTGCTCACTCTCAGAGATCCCAGCAGTTTGGAGCACAAGACAGCTGCAGACATGGCGTCAGTCATACACACAGGTTCAATTTGGAATTCGCAGTTGATCTCAATTGCAGGTCTTTGAACCCACAAGGACACAGAAGAAAGAGCAAAATTCACACCACAGGTTGGCACCGTCTTTTTTCCTTCTTGATAACAACCCCTTGTGTGCCCTCAGCTTTGATTTTCAGCTTGTGTTTTCATCTCTCGGGCCCTTTCTGCTCGCAAAAACCTCAAGATGCTCATGACAAGTCAtggttaaatatttaattaacagGAACCAACACACGGCCATGAGGAGAACGTGTACTCTCGTTACGGATAGTGATGGCCAATGCAGCAAACCTATGCACATTAGCACTTCTCGAACTAATATCAAAAAATATGTGACCCTTTGCAAAATATAGATGAATGCTTATACAGATTTATTATACTTGCAGTTCAACCAAGAGAATGGATTTGTTCAGGATCACACTGTGAGTCAGAGGTGGGGAGAGAACCTGCAGCTTTTTGATATAAAACACACTGCCTTCCTTTGACTTAGTTAAAAGTGGTGACTTTCAAGACCCCCACTGCCCAGCTCGGAACCCACTAGGCAATAACCAAGAAATGCAAATAAGGCAATACAGATACATAATAATGGACAGTTTCTTCATATCCACTATGACACACCATGTCAAGACAAGACAGCTGGTCTTCGGCGCTGTCTGCCATTTTACAGACATCAACAGAAATACTCTTgatgcaaaaatatatatgtcCATGTTCTGAGAATAAGGGCACAAGGCACAAGCCAAACGGggccacacacacatatttattcaAGGTGGTCAGTTTAATGTTATGTATTACCCTgtcagatagatgtgaaaggcactatatgatagatctatatgatctatctatctattatatagtgcatatctatctatctatctaatactctactgccctctactgaacacagcaggaacaccacacaaggcagtgaattcgcggacaaacaaagatcaagatccaaatgaagattatatataaagatagatagatagatagatagatagatagatagatagatagatagatagatagatagatagatagatagataacaaacaCATGCATGCTGTCCATTCTGTgaaaacacagggagaacttTGGGGTTCCCCTCCATTCTGCTTTATAATGTTCAGGAAGGTCTGACAAGTGTGGAGCTCCTGCTCACTTACAGTACACCCAGGTAAAGAGCTCAGTCTGTATGCAGTCAGGCATCTTTTACGGTTTTCGTGGGAGTCGTTGTAATGGTTGATCAGTAACAGGCAGCACTTTAAGACTAAGGAATCACATCTTGCGAAGTCTAAATCACTCCTCATTGACTGTCCTCCCTCTTCAGGATGGTCCACCCACAGGCATGCATGTAAGTGTGAGATTCATGGATACTCATTTAAGCGAGGTTTCATACACAAGAAGCGTCCAGTTCTCAGCCTTTGTCAGTTTCACCTCACGGTACACCTCTGTGAGGAGTGTACTCAATTGCCACTGTTGGCTGTGGACGAGGTCATATCTGAGACAGGTCAAATGAGTAGGAAATTTCAAAAGTGGGAAGTAGTAACTGGGTACCAGGAAGCATCCTATGGAGCCTGGAGGTATGAAAAATACTTCCCTGGGGAGAGGTTGAGAGCACCAGGAGGGGGGACACAGAACACAGAAACTTAGGCTAACATATCAGGCTGAATGGTCCCAGTGGCCTGCTAGTGGGTCTACTTAGTGGCACGTATGTCAGATAGTTCAGGTTTTTTCTTGAAATGTAGCGATAAGGAGACTCATGAAATAAATCATGGAGAAGACCcctaaaacaaacaaatttaagaGCTGTTGTTAAGCATAAAGATTAATAGTAAAATGCACTCAAGATAGCAAAGCCAACTAAAGGcaatacaaaacacaaagcatTGTAAAACCTCTGTGCACACTTGGAGTCAAATCAAaacaagatatacagtatgttcactaGTGACAGCAGAGAAAGAGAATTAGTCGAGATTCCCAATCCTGACATGCCCTCTGACGCTTCTCTTTTGCAGACTGACGCGCAGTCAGAAGCGCGGTCCTACCTCAGCGAGGAGATGATTGCTGGTAAGTGTGCTGGACTTCCAGTTGCAGACAGGTACTGGGCCAAAACACAGACCCAGGCTTCAGCTGGGATGTTTCAGCTTTCCATGTTTGATGAGCAATTCCACTAGgaattaatttagtttaattattgttaggtatttgatttaataatttaatataactGTAGTTTATGATAAGAGGGTGCTGCTATGCTTGTGTGTCTATGATTAGTAATCACGTATTCTGACACTCAGAGTGTCATCTTGATATGGGCTGAGCCTATGCTTTCCACTCCTCTGGGGcttgctgcatttttttaatatgtaaaggcctaaaaacattaaaaacaaacagcaaatgtTTTCTGTTATGTATGAGGTGCAGAGCCTGAAAACGGCCTGCTTTGAGATTGGACTTCTCTCTTCCTTGGCTGGACATTGTGTCACTTGCCTCTGATTGTCTGTGTCCCTGCACTTTTCTTTGACTGTCTGCAGAGTTCAAGGCCGCCTTCGACATGTTTGACTCTGATGGTGGTGGTGACATCAGCACCAAGGAGTTGGGCACTGTCATGAAGATGCTGGGCCAGACCCCGTCCAGAGAAGAGCTGGATGCCATCATTGAGGAGGTAGATGAGGATGGTAAGACCTCTTCCCTGTGTCCAATTcaattgtgttttcttcacacTGTTGCGAAACTGTGAGTGACATCTTCTAAATGTTATCCTGCCAGGCAGCGGCACCATCGACTTTGAAGAGTTCTTGGTTATGATGGTGCGCCAGATGAAAGAGGATCAGGCCGGAAAGAGTGAGGAAGAGTTGGCTGAATTCTTCAGAATCTTAGATAGGTATGTTCTGCTGTAGGTCTAAATGCAGACACATGTCCACAGTGAGCTGGAGATTGACACTGAGCCATTGAGTGGACCCCGCGCATGGCATGCTTCTTTACAGACAGTGATGCATAGTGCAGAGCACTGCGTCCGAAAGGAATGATGACAAAAAACAAAGGGCAGGGGTGGAATGGGCCCAGCTTGCAACAGGACCACAATCATCCACCTTTTTCACGTCGAAAtgtgaaattatttaattatctatttttttttaatttacatatttatagcaACACTAAAATGAGTGCAGGGATATCATACGTGTTCCCTAATATAggctggcattctgtccagggttCGTTCTTATCTTGACCTCAGTGCTGAAGGGAGACTCTGGAAGCCTATAGCCAGAACTGGAATGAACTGACAGCTTAAGAAAATTGATTAAAATTATatgattattaatttaatataataatagcaattaatattaatataataacagCAACAGTGTGACGCAGTGGTAGCCCTGCAGCCTTgatgtaaggagaccagggttcacattccgggtcctccctgcatggagtttgcatgttctcttcatgtctgtgtgggtttccaccaATAGTCTGAAGACATGCAAGTGAAATGAATTGGCGTTGCCAAATTGGCCGTAGTGCACATTGGATATGCATGCGTGTTCATACACTACACCAAAGCCTACAGACATTACGTATAAACTAAAACACTTAAACTAGACTACAGAAAGGAACCATTTTAAATTTGTGTCAATCccttaacatatatacacatacacacaccacatAAAACTGCACTGTGTCTTGGCATATGCAGTAGCAAAGGGACTATTCCTTAAAAtactttgaataataataataataataataatattcctgCGATGGACAGGCACCctatcctgccttgcatcctgtgctgaCTGGATTAGGCACCAGCACCTCCTGCAATTATAGTCTTTATGAAGTAGGTTAGAAGATGATACGACAATCAGagccatcttaacatatgggtACAACAGGTGCTGGCTGAGGGCCCCAGGACAttggggcccacaatgtttctgatgcctacgtatgtttctcttttgctatcaaaacagagaCCCCAGCGCaatactttgcctgggggcctatgatgctgttaaggtGAGCCTGATttgacaatataataataactcaattaataataataattgttatagTAATAGCAGCTGTAAGCAGTAGCACTCACAGCCGGTTTCTGCCTTACCCACAGTATGGCTGAGAGGCCTTTAGCATTCCATGACAATGCTGAAATCAGTGGGTTTGGAAAACAAGTTTCTAACCGGTGGTACCATTTTGTCCCAGgtgttttctttttgacatctacatccatccatccattttccaacctgctgaatccaaacacagggtcacagaggtctgctggagccaatccctgccaacacagggcacaaggcaggaaccaatcccgggcagggtgccaacccaccgcaggacacacacaaacacacccacacaccaagcacacactagggccaatttagaatcgccaatccacctaacctgtatgtctttagactgtgggaggaaaccggagcgcctggagaaaacccatgcagacacggggagaacatgcaaactccatgcagggaggacccgggaagcgaacccaggtccccaggtctcccaactgcgaggcaaagcgctacccactgtgccaccgtaccacCTGACATCTACATTTCCCCTCCATTTGCACATAAATTTTCGTTCACGGTCCTGCCACATGCAGATGGAACACCTCTATGGGTTCGGGCGTGTGCCACCATGCAGCTGTTCAGCTCTTTGTCTCATTATGCTGTGGCACCTTCTGGGCACTGCTTGCAAGCTCTCCTAGTGAGCCTGTAGGTTTTCTCCCAACCTGATTACTAGACTGCTTGGTAGCTCTAGATGGGTGTGGAGTAGGTCTGTGTGCCAAAGAACACCCTGGGATAGACTGACATCCTCTGGTGTTCAGCTTCAGCTTCTAAAGGTACTAACATGAACAGAGACTGAATGGATGAAGCCATTATTATTCTTCTAtaatttatttctaagcatgcttaatagtgctgctgcctcacactgtCGCTGGGTTCAAATCGTGCGTCTGGTTGTTGCTAGTTGGACTTTGTATGTTCAACCTCATGTCTTTGGGGGTTCTCCTTCCAtttctccaaagacatgcagattaagcCAATTTGCAATTCTAAATCAATCCCATTTGGCATGTGGGCTCGGGTGCGACTTGAGTGGACTCTGCTAACCTGACCTGAGCTGTTAGCTGACCATGAATTGCAATTAGGTGGGTTAGAGATCCTGTTATCCTGAGCACTCTGGGATATTAGCAAATCTTTCACTTTCATCATTCTTTTGACTTCTCTTATCATGAGGCTATGGCCTTACTTTGACACAAGCGGaaaattacagtatacagtattagtAATATTACTGATGAGCCTTTACTGCCCCTGGTATTTATAGCAGTAGCTGCTGTctactgtggtgtagtggtttaAGCTTTGGGTGTTAAtccctgagattgtgggttcaaatcaagCTATTGACACtgtcaagtcacttcacctgcctgtgccccaACTGGACAAACAAAACTAATGTAACTAAACATATCTTTgataaaagcatcagctaaaTAATAATCATTAATAATGCAATCTGCTGCCATGGCACTGGGAAGCATACACAGGTGTAGTCCTTCGATTCACTAAACTTGACTTCTAAGTTTGCACCTCACTTCCTAATGTAAGTAATGAGGTCTCTGCCCACTTTACATCACACCCACTTCTGACAGGCACAGTGAAGAGATGCCCCCCAAGAGCTGCTTAGATTGGCATTCACTAACTTCTGGTTCCAACATGTTGTGTTTCCTAAAGAAAAGTTTGAAGTGAGGAGACTGAAGGCAAATGAACAAGTTCTGGGGTCATCCACACTTCTAGAGCAGTGCTTCTCAAGTTCAGTTCTGAGCCCCCCctaatggctacaggtttttgtctCAGCCAGTGTCTTCTTTTTTGGATTCCTATTGTTCTTTAATTAAGCCAGTATATGTTATGTTTTGCATTGATCCTGAAAATACAGACTGGTTATGCTACCTTTTACTGAATATAGAAAAGAATTGAGTTATATTAGATGGTTAAGAATTTTCTtctataacttaaaaaaaaaaatctgcttattTAAACCATTATTTTCTAATACATACAAGTGTATAACATT
This genomic interval from Erpetoichthys calabaricus chromosome 10, fErpCal1.3, whole genome shotgun sequence contains the following:
- the LOC114659386 gene encoding troponin C, skeletal muscle-like, whose protein sequence is MTDAQSEARSYLSEEMIAEFKAAFDMFDSDGGGDISTKELGTVMKMLGQTPSREELDAIIEEVDEDGSGTIDFEEFLVMMVRQMKEDQAGKSEEELAEFFRILDRNADGYIDRDEFAALIRSGGEAVTDAEIDELITDGDKNQDGKLDFDEFLKMMEGVQ